The Priestia koreensis genomic interval TCATAGAAAATCTCCGTATTTGGACCACTTGGGCCTTCACCGATATCCCAGAAGTTTCCTTCTAAACGAATAATACGTTCTTCTGGAACCCCAATTTTGTTTTTCCAATGATCATACGCTTCCGTATCTTCTGGATGAATCGTGACAGAAAGCTTGTCAGCATCAAAGCCAACCCACTTGTCGCTTGTTAAGAACTCCCATGCCCACTCGATTGCTTCTTCTTTGAAATAATCACCGATGGAGAAGTTTCCAAGCATTTCAAAGAACGTATGATGGCGTGCCGTTTTCCCTACATTTTCAATATCGTTTGTACGAATTGATTTTTGCGCGTTACAAATACGTGGATTTGCTGGAATCACGCGACCATCAAAATATTTTTTAAGTGTTGCTACACCGCTGTTAATCCAAAGTAAAGATGGGTCCTCATGAGGAACAAGAGGAGCACTTGGTTCTACGCTATGACCTTTTTCTTTGAAAAAATCTAAATACATTTGACGTACTTGTGCAGATGTTAACTTTTTCATCTTCATATCCTCCTTAAAATGGTTGTTTCATGGCATAAAAAAACTCCCATCCCTAAAAGCAGGGACGAGAGTTATACTCGCGGTACCACCCTGATTATGAGCTACAATGAGCTCATCACCTCAGAAGCACTAACGTAGCTTTCACGGCAGAGTTTATCTACACTCCAGATTAGCTTTCTGCTACCCTTCATTTAAAGCCCCTCTCAGCCTTGGGAGCTTCTCTCTGATCCTAACGGAATAAATGGGCTGTAGCATACTTGATCCTTCATTGCTTTTGTCGTTATGTATGACAATGTTTATGGCGATATTATGACAAATTGCACTTTATTTGTCAATGCTTGAAGCTATACGTACGCAAATGAATGAGTGAAATTTTCACCACGGCAAGAATTGGTACGGCAAGAATCAATCCAATAATTCCTCCCAGTTCTCCCCCGAGAAGGAGGGCAAACATAATAAAAAGAGGATGAATGTGCAGGCTTTTCCCAACAATGAGCGGTGATAAAATATTCCCTTCCAAAAACTGAAGGAAAAAAATGAGAACGAGCACAATAATCACAAGCTTCACGGAAATGGTCGCGGCAATGACCGCGGCTGGTATAGCTCCAATAATCGGGCCGAAATAAGGAATCACGTTTGTGAGACCGATAATAATGCCAAGCAGCAAAGGATACGGAATGTGAAAAATCCATAAACCTATGGTGGCAACAGTACCAATAATCACACATACAAAAAATTGACCACGAATGTAATCTCCTAGCGACTCATTCACATCGTGCAAAAACCGTTTTCCTGGCGCATGCCACTTTTTAGGAGTCAAAAAGGCCACTGCTTTTCGAATAAGACCGAAGTCTTTTAACATGTAGAACACAATAAACGGAATAATAATGACCACTAAAAAAGCACCGATTAATCCTTTTACTCCGTTCATAATTCGTTCCATCCAGCCTCCAAGCGACGCCTCCATATCATCAAGAGCCTGTTCAATGCGTTCATGCACGCCGCTTGGCAACGATTCGGTATGATGATGAACGGATGAGATCCAATCACGATACGTATTGGTCACCTGTGGCAGCTGCTCATTCAAATCGCGTAGCTGAATAATAAAGACTGGGATTCCTTTGTAAATGGCATACCCTACCCCACCAAAAAACAGCAAATAGATAATTAAGATAGCTAGCGGTCTTGGAAGTGATTGTTGATGAAGCTTTTCAATAAGCGGATGAAGAAGATATGTAATAAACCCTGCAATTAAAAATGGAATGAGGGCCTTAAAAATCATAAATAAAATGGGTAGCCATAAAAACTTAATTTTAAAGAAGACAAATATACAGAGGAGTAGTAATAAAGCCACTCCTAGTCGGTAAAACCATTTTACAGGTACTTCTCTCACGTCGCATCCCTCCTGCTACTGTTAGTCTGAATGATTTACGAGAGAATATACGCGTCGATTAAAAAGTCCCCATAAAAAAGAGAACCCCGATAGGTTCTCTTTTGTTTGTTTTACGAAAATGATTTCATAACGCGCTTGCGCATTTTTTTCATATTTCGTCTTGAAAACATTTGACGGTCGTCTGCAGCTTTATATGCATAAGCTCCTAGGCCAAATACGACGGCTGACGTTAAAAAACGGTTCATGATGCATCCCCCTCTAAAGAGTAACGTTACAAATTAATCGTTCTCTCATCGTCTGAAAATAAGTCATCAAGTGAGCTCAACGATCCGTCTTCCTCAACTTGATGCAAATTTGCTTTTCCTTTTGAAATGGTTAATTCAATGAAACATCCCCAGCAGTAATATTGGTTTACGCCAATTTTCCCAACATCAATACTATTACAGTTTGGACATCTTAACACAATGGACACCTCAATTTTCTCGACTATTAGTAGTAGAGCAGTGTGCCCATTTTTTGTTAAAACCATACGCCAAAGATGATCATATCAACCAAAAAAAGAAAAACGATAGCCACACCTTTTAGTGGGCTATCGTTATGTTTTGATATTTTACATAAAATCATACGGCGTAACGTTTTCCATGCCAATATTTGCATCTGCCATAAATGGGACCTCATTCGGATCATGAGGAACATCCTCACTTTGCAGCAAAGAAAGCAGGGTTGTTTGCCTCATCCCATCATCGTTCCGCTTAATTCCTAAGTTCAACGCGTCTTCTTCACCGCACAAAATTAAAAAGTTTTTACTTCGCGTCACGGCCGTATAAATTAAATTACGACGCAGCATACGATAATAACTTTTTACAACCGGCAAAATCACGATGGAAAATTCGCTCCCCTGTGATTTATGAATGGAGCAGCAGTACGCATGAGTAATTTGATTAAAATCTTGCTTTGTATAGGTTACCTCATTGCCATCAAACGAAATGACCAGCATATCCTGCTTCTCCGTGTTCTCCTTCGCATAAAAAACGGAGACGATCTCACCCATATCACCGTTAAATACGTGACTTTCCGGCTGATTGACGAGCTGCAGAACTTTGTCACCGACTCTGTACACGACGTCTCCGTGCTTTACTTCTCTGCGCTGCTGAGAAGGCGGATTAAATAGCTCTTGCAGAATGACGTTCATTTGATCAATGCCCGCAGGTCCTCGATACATCGGAGCAAGCACTTGAATGTCCTTCACCTGATAGCCCTTTTTAAATGCATTGGCAGAAACCTTTTGCACTACCTCGCTAATTTGCGCCGTCGTGCATTTAATAAATGAACGGTCTGGCTGTGGCTGTCTAATATCAGGAGGAAGCTCTCCCTTTTTTATGGCGTGGGCCAAATCAATAATGGAAGAGCCGTGTTCTTGGCGATAAATATCCGTTAGCCTAACCGTTGGAATGACATTCGCCTGCAATAAGTCGCGAAGAACTTGTCCTGGTCCAACAGACGGAAGCTGATCTTCATCTCCTACGAAGATGACTTGAATATGTACAGGGAGAGACTTCATCAGCTGGTGAGCAAGCCACGTGTCCACCATCGACATTTCATCGACAATTAATAGCTTTCCTTCAATCGGCTGATCTTCGTTGTGCTCGAATCCCTCTTGTCCGTTCCATTTTAAAAGGCGATGAATGGTGACCGCCGGTAAACCAGTGGACTCGCTCATTCGTTTTGCCGCCCGTCCTGTTGGAGCGACGAGGAGAACAGGGAACGTTTCATCCTTTTTGTATTCACCCGGATCTAGCGAACAGCCGTGCAGTTCTGCATAGAGCTCGACGATTCCTTTAATAACGGTCGTTTTCCCCGTACCAGGACCTCCTGTTAACAGCATCATCGGAGACATAAGGGCGGTTTGAATAGCCTCACGCTGTGAAGGCGCGTATTGAACGCTCAAACGCTCTTCTAACTCACCGAGCGCCAACAAAAATTCCGATTCTGGAAATTGATCGGTATATTCGGTTTGCTCAAGAACTCGCTTAATGGCCGTCGCAACACCTTTTTCAGCGTAGTAAAGAGGTGGAATATACGCTTTATCATCCGCTAGCACTAGCTTTTTGTCATCTTTCAACCGCTCCATCTCGTCCATCACATCGTCAAAGGTGATCCCGTCTTGATGATTTTTTTGTAGCAGTGCGATGGTTTGCTGCTGTAGCTGTTCAAACGTTAAGTATACGTGACCAATTTGATTGCACTCCTGTTCGAGCACGTATAAAATTCCAGCTCGAATTCGATCTGGATGATTTCCTTCCATTCCGAGCTTACGACCAAGCTCATCCGCACGATTAAAGCCAATTCCCTGAACGTCTTCAACAAGCTGATACGGATTGCGCTTAATAACGTCTAGTGCCTCGTTTTTGTACGCTTGGAAAATCTTCATCGACAGCTGCGGACCAAAACCATAGTCCGTCAGCTTAATCATGACTTCTTCTAGCCCTTGATGCTCACGAAGTTGTTCGACAAGCGTAATCGCTTTTTCACCGGATAGCTTCGGTACTTTCTTTAACACGTTTGGGTCTTTCATGATCTTATAAATCGCTCGTTCACCAAGCGTATCGACAATGCTCTCAGCCGTCTTTTTACCGATTCCATGAAACAAATCGCTCGATAAATACTGAATGACGCCTTGCTTTGACTGCGGAAGCTCTTTCTTAAATCGCTCTACGTTGAACTGCAGGCCGAATTTTGGATGCTCTTTAAAATGCCCATAAAACGTATAATATTCGTCCTCATGAAGGCGAGGGAAATACCCTGTCACGACCGCTTCCTTATCCTCTAACGTTAAATTCGTTTCTTTTACTCGAATGCGAGCAACGTTGTACAGGTTTTCTTCATTATGAAAAATCGTGACAATGGCTGTTCCCTTAATGAAGCGTTCCTCGACCGCAGTCGTTTGTTCATCAGACATGTTCTCCCTCCTTTCTGACTAAGAAAACGAAATGGTTATTGATTAATGAGCTGTTTTGCTTCAAATGCCATCACATGATCAGGCTGAATAGCTAATGCTTTGTCCATCATTTCTAACGCTTTTTCACGATTTTCTTCATACACATAGGCTATGCCTAAATTGTAGTACCCATCCGCATGCTCTGGGTCCTGCTCAACTACTTTTTCAAACTGTGCTTTTGCTTCCTCAATCACACCCTGCTGTGCGAGGCAAAGTCCATATTGAAAGCGCGCTTCTACGTCTTCCCCGTTCAACTCCACTGCGCGCTGCAGGTAAGGAAGCGCCAAACGATCCTGCTCT includes:
- a CDS encoding AI-2E family transporter, whose translation is MREVPVKWFYRLGVALLLLLCIFVFFKIKFLWLPILFMIFKALIPFLIAGFITYLLHPLIEKLHQQSLPRPLAILIIYLLFFGGVGYAIYKGIPVFIIQLRDLNEQLPQVTNTYRDWISSVHHHTESLPSGVHERIEQALDDMEASLGGWMERIMNGVKGLIGAFLVVIIIPFIVFYMLKDFGLIRKAVAFLTPKKWHAPGKRFLHDVNESLGDYIRGQFFVCVIIGTVATIGLWIFHIPYPLLLGIIIGLTNVIPYFGPIIGAIPAAVIAATISVKLVIIVLVLIFFLQFLEGNILSPLIVGKSLHIHPLFIMFALLLGGELGGIIGLILAVPILAVVKISLIHLRTYSFKH
- a CDS encoding YrzQ family protein, whose translation is MNRFLTSAVVFGLGAYAYKAADDRQMFSRRNMKKMRKRVMKSFS
- the recD2 gene encoding SF1B family DNA helicase RecD2 gives rise to the protein MSDEQTTAVEERFIKGTAIVTIFHNEENLYNVARIRVKETNLTLEDKEAVVTGYFPRLHEDEYYTFYGHFKEHPKFGLQFNVERFKKELPQSKQGVIQYLSSDLFHGIGKKTAESIVDTLGERAIYKIMKDPNVLKKVPKLSGEKAITLVEQLREHQGLEEVMIKLTDYGFGPQLSMKIFQAYKNEALDVIKRNPYQLVEDVQGIGFNRADELGRKLGMEGNHPDRIRAGILYVLEQECNQIGHVYLTFEQLQQQTIALLQKNHQDGITFDDVMDEMERLKDDKKLVLADDKAYIPPLYYAEKGVATAIKRVLEQTEYTDQFPESEFLLALGELEERLSVQYAPSQREAIQTALMSPMMLLTGGPGTGKTTVIKGIVELYAELHGCSLDPGEYKKDETFPVLLVAPTGRAAKRMSESTGLPAVTIHRLLKWNGQEGFEHNEDQPIEGKLLIVDEMSMVDTWLAHQLMKSLPVHIQVIFVGDEDQLPSVGPGQVLRDLLQANVIPTVRLTDIYRQEHGSSIIDLAHAIKKGELPPDIRQPQPDRSFIKCTTAQISEVVQKVSANAFKKGYQVKDIQVLAPMYRGPAGIDQMNVILQELFNPPSQQRREVKHGDVVYRVGDKVLQLVNQPESHVFNGDMGEIVSVFYAKENTEKQDMLVISFDGNEVTYTKQDFNQITHAYCCSIHKSQGSEFSIVILPVVKSYYRMLRRNLIYTAVTRSKNFLILCGEEDALNLGIKRNDDGMRQTTLLSLLQSEDVPHDPNEVPFMADANIGMENVTPYDFM